One Lentibacillus cibarius DNA window includes the following coding sequences:
- the rpmI gene encoding 50S ribosomal protein L35, with protein sequence MPKMKSHKGSQKRFSKTGTGKLKRGHAYTSHMFANKSQKQKRKLRKTTTVSKSDFRRIKTMLPY encoded by the coding sequence ATGCCAAAAATGAAATCCCATAAAGGTTCACAAAAACGTTTCAGCAAAACAGGCACAGGCAAATTAAAACGTGGGCATGCGTACACAAGCCACATGTTTGCAAATAAATCACAAAAGCAAAAGCGTAAATTACGTAAAACGACCACTGTTTCAAAGAGTGACTTCAGACGTATCAAAACAATGCTTCCATATTAA